Proteins encoded within one genomic window of Lynx canadensis isolate LIC74 chromosome B4, mLynCan4.pri.v2, whole genome shotgun sequence:
- the CKAP4 gene encoding cytoskeleton-associated protein 4: protein MPSAKQRGSKGGHGAASPSEKGAHPSGGADDVAKKPPPAPQQPPPPAPHPQQHPPQHPQNQAHGKGGHRGGKSAAAAAAASSSASCSRRLGRALNFLFYLALVAAAAFSGWCVHHVLEEVQQVRRGHQDFSRQREELGQGLQGVEQKVLSLQATFGTFESILRSSQHKQDLTEKAVKQGESEINRISEVLQKLQNEILKDLSDGIHVVKDARERDFTSLENTVEERLTELTKSINDNIAIFTDVQKRSQKEINDVKAKVASLENSEGYKQDLKALKEVVKEIQSSVKSREKDIEALRSTLQTLESDVYTEVKELVSLKQEQQKFQEAANSEHLTLQALTEKVLQSEEATSRLPEEIRRLKEELRHLETEALRPEEGVYKNSDALEALQEKSQGLDSRLQTVEDRVDAVQTASARHSESLEALLAKSEEQERRLAALQERVAGLGPSEDDAGGLASTVRSLGEAQLSLYGDVEELKRSMGELPSTVEALQKVQEQVHTLLGRDPARAAPLPPQDFLDRLSSLDNLKASVSQVESDLRMLRTAVDSLVAYSVKIETNENNLESARGLLDDLRNDLDRLFVKVEKIHEKV from the exons ATGCCCTCGGCCAAACAAAGGGGCTCCAAGGGCGGCCACGGCGCCGCGAGCCCCTCGGAGAAGGGCGCCCACCCGTCGGGCGGCGCGGATGACGTGGCGAAGAAGCCGCCGCCGGCGCcgcagcagccgccgccgcccgcgccgcaCCCGCAGCAGCACCCGCCGCAGCATCCGCAGAACCAGGCGCACGGCAAGGGCGGCCACCGCGGCGGCAagtccgccgccgccgccgccgccgcctcgtcCTCGGCGTCCTGCTCGCGCAGGCTCGGCCGGGCGCTCAACTTTCTCTTCTACCTCGCCCTGGTGGCGGCGGCCGCCTTCTCGGGCTGGTGTGTCCACCACGTCCTGGAGGAGGTCCAGCAGGTCCGGCGCGGCCACCAGGACTTCTCCCGGCAGAGGGAGGAGCTGGGCCAGGGCTTGCAGGGCGTCGAGCAGAAG GTGCTGTCTCTTCAAGCTACATTTGGGACTTTTGAGTCCATCTTGAGGAGCTCCCAGCATAAACAAGACCTCACGGAGAAAGCTGTGAAGCAAGGGGAGAGTGAGATTAACCGGATCAGTGAGGTTCTGCAGAAGCTCCAGAATGAGATTCTCAAAGACCTCTCTGATGGCATCCACGTGGTAAAGGATGCCCGGGAGCGGGACTTCACGTCTCTTGAGAACACGGTGGAGGAAAGGCTGACAGAGCTCACCAAGTCCATCAACGACAACATTGCCATCTTTACCGACGTCCAGAAGAGGAGCCAGAAGGAAATCAACGATGTGAAGGCGAAGGTCGCCTCTCTGGAAAACTCCGAGGGGTACAAGCAGGATCTGAAAGCCTTGAAGGAAGTTGTGAAGGAAATCCAGTCCTCTGTGAAGTCCAGAGAAAAGGACATCGAGGCCTTGAGAAGCACCCTCCAGACCTTGGAATCTGACGTCTACACAGAGGTCAAGGAGCTGGTGAGCCTCAAACAGGAGCAGCAGAAATTCCAGGAGGCAGCCAATTCGGAGCACCTCACCTTGCAGGCCCTCACGGAGAAGGTTCTCCAGTCGGAGGAGGCCACCTCCCGCCTCCCTGAGGAGATCAGGAGACTCAAGGAGGAGCTGCGCCacctggaaactgaggccctcagGCCGGAAGAAGGGGTTTACAAAAACTCTGATGCCTTAGAAGCGCTCCAGGAAAAGAGTCAGGGATTggactccaggctccaaaccgTGGAAGACAGAGTGGATGCCGTGCAGACGGCCTCTGCGCGGCACAGTGAGAGCCTAGAGGCCCTGCTGGCCAAGAGCGAGGAGCAGGAGCGGCGCCTGGCCGCCCTGCAGGAGCGCGTGGCCGGCCTGGGCCCCTCGGAGGATGACGCGGGCGGCCTGGCCAGCACGGTGAGGAGCCTGGGCGAGGCTCAGCTCTCGCTCTACGGCGACGTGGAGGAGCTGAAGAGAAGCATGGGCGAGCTCCCCAGCACTGTGGAGGCTCTCCAGAAGGTGCAAGAGCAGGTGCACACGCTGCTGGGGCGGGACCCGGCCCGGGCGGCCCCCTTGCCTCCTCAGGACTTCCTGGACAGACTCTCTTCTCTAGACAACCTCAAAGCCTCAGTCAGCCAAGTGGAATCAGACTTGAGGATGCTCAGGACTGCCGTGGACAGTTTGGTCGCCTACTCGGTGAAAATAGAAACCAACGAGAACAACTTGGAATCAGCCAGGGGCTTGCTAGATGACCTGAGGAATGACCTGGATAGGTTGTTTGTGAAAGTGGAAAAGATTCATGAAAAAGTCTAA